In the genome of Sorangium aterium, one region contains:
- the rpsL gene encoding 30S ribosomal protein S12, with protein MPTISQLIRQGREAARYKTASPALKSCPQRRGVCVRVYTTTPKKPNSALRKVCRVRLSNQMEVTSYIPGEGHNLQEHSVVLIRGGRVKDLPGVRYHVVRGTLDASGAAGPSSTNKATRNRKRSKYGVKRPKA; from the coding sequence ATGCCGACCATCAGCCAGCTCATCCGCCAAGGCCGCGAGGCCGCTCGTTACAAGACGGCCTCTCCTGCGCTCAAGTCCTGCCCGCAGCGGCGAGGCGTGTGCGTACGTGTTTACACCACGACGCCGAAGAAGCCCAACTCGGCGCTCCGCAAGGTCTGCCGCGTCAGGCTGAGCAACCAGATGGAAGTGACGAGCTACATCCCGGGCGAAGGCCACAACCTGCAGGAGCACTCGGTCGTCCTCATCCGCGGCGGCCGTGTCAAGGACCTGCCGGGCGTGCGTTACCACGTCGTCCGCGGCACGCTCGACGCGTCCGGCGCTGCCGGGCCGAGCTCCACCAACAAAGCGACCCGCAACCGCAAGCGCTCGAAGTACGGCGTGAAGCGCCCGAAGGCCTGA
- the rpsG gene encoding 30S ribosomal protein S7: protein MPRRREVPKRKIIPDPKYKDKLVAKFTNSLMQSGKKATAEGILYGAFDIVRDRFKEEPIDVFRKALDNVKPKLEVKSRRVGGATYQVPVEVRPERRVALAMRWLVTYSRGRGEKTMRERLAAELVDAAQNRGNAVKKRDDTHKMAEANKAFAHYRW, encoded by the coding sequence ATGCCCCGTCGTCGCGAAGTCCCGAAGCGGAAGATCATTCCGGACCCGAAGTACAAGGACAAGCTCGTCGCCAAGTTCACGAACTCCCTGATGCAGTCGGGCAAGAAGGCGACCGCCGAGGGGATCCTCTACGGCGCGTTCGACATCGTGCGCGACCGATTCAAGGAGGAGCCGATCGACGTCTTCCGCAAGGCGCTCGACAACGTGAAGCCGAAGCTCGAGGTGAAGAGCCGGCGCGTCGGCGGCGCGACCTACCAGGTCCCCGTCGAGGTCCGCCCCGAGCGCCGCGTCGCCCTCGCGATGCGGTGGCTCGTGACCTACTCGCGCGGCCGCGGCGAGAAGACGATGCGCGAGCGGCTCGCCGCCGAGCTCGTCGACGCGGCGCAGAACCGCGGCAACGCGGTCAAGAAGCGCGACGACACGCACAAGATGGCGGAGGCCAACAAGGCGTTCGCCCACTACCGCTGGTAG
- the fusA gene encoding elongation factor G codes for MAREYSLERTRNIGIMAHIDAGKTTVTERILYYSGVNYKIGEVHEGAATMDWMVQEQERGITITSAATNCFWAPEQGPEKGVSHRINIIDTPGHVDFTIEVERSLRVLDGAVAVFDGGNGVEPQSETVWRQADKYGVPRIAFINKMDKVGADFDMCVDSIRERLGANPVAIHYPLGAEDSFRGVIDLVTLRAAVFDEETKGQRYDWQEIPGDLLPRCKELREKLIEACADASDKVMEKFIAGEVDQITEQEIHAAIRAGTLGFKIVPVLCGSAFKNKGVQLLLDSVVNYLPSPVDIPAVEGTLPDKKDKVVSRKASDEEPFAALAFKVMNDQFGNLTFFRVYSGTTKSGVSVLNSTRGKRERFGRILRMHANKREEIDVCYAGNIYAAVGLRDTRTGDTLCEEKNPIVLERMEFPDPVISIAIEPKTKADLDKLGLSLQKLAYEDPSFRTFTNEDTGQTIIAGMGELHLEIIVDRLKREFKVDANVGKPEVAYKETISKKATDVEGRFVRQSGGHGQFGHVRIDIEPAERGAGFVFENDIVGGIIPKEFIPSIEKGIRDAMGRGVLAGYPVVDIKVRLHFGSYHEVDSSGPAFEVAASMAFQDGAKKAGLVLLEPMMAVEVVSPENYLGDVIGDLNSRRGRILDMGQRANTRVIRAEVPLSTMFGYATDVRSKTQGRATHSMQFSHYAPVPAAIQEEIVAKQRG; via the coding sequence GTGGCACGCGAGTACAGCCTGGAACGGACGCGCAACATCGGGATCATGGCCCACATCGATGCGGGCAAGACCACGGTCACCGAGCGCATCCTTTATTACTCGGGTGTCAACTACAAGATCGGCGAGGTCCACGAGGGCGCAGCCACGATGGACTGGATGGTCCAGGAGCAGGAGCGCGGCATCACCATCACGTCCGCCGCGACGAACTGCTTCTGGGCGCCGGAGCAGGGCCCCGAGAAGGGCGTCTCTCACCGGATCAACATCATCGACACGCCCGGTCACGTCGACTTCACCATCGAGGTCGAGCGGAGCCTCCGCGTGCTCGACGGCGCGGTGGCGGTGTTCGACGGCGGCAACGGCGTCGAGCCGCAGAGCGAGACGGTGTGGCGGCAGGCGGACAAGTACGGCGTCCCGCGCATCGCGTTCATCAACAAGATGGACAAGGTCGGCGCCGACTTCGACATGTGCGTCGACTCCATCCGCGAGCGCCTCGGCGCGAACCCGGTGGCGATCCACTACCCGCTCGGCGCGGAGGACTCGTTCCGCGGCGTGATCGACCTCGTGACCCTGCGGGCCGCCGTGTTCGACGAGGAGACGAAGGGCCAGCGCTACGACTGGCAGGAGATCCCGGGCGACCTGCTGCCGCGGTGCAAGGAGCTCCGCGAGAAGCTCATCGAGGCGTGCGCCGACGCGAGCGACAAGGTGATGGAGAAGTTCATCGCCGGTGAGGTCGACCAGATCACCGAGCAGGAGATCCACGCGGCCATCCGCGCGGGCACCCTCGGCTTCAAGATCGTCCCGGTCCTGTGCGGCTCTGCGTTCAAGAACAAGGGGGTCCAGCTCCTGCTCGACAGCGTCGTGAACTACCTGCCGTCGCCGGTCGACATCCCGGCCGTCGAGGGGACGCTGCCCGACAAGAAGGACAAGGTCGTCTCGCGCAAGGCGAGCGATGAAGAGCCGTTCGCGGCGCTGGCGTTCAAGGTCATGAACGACCAGTTCGGCAACCTCACCTTCTTCCGTGTCTACTCCGGCACGACGAAGAGCGGCGTCAGCGTGCTCAACTCGACGCGCGGCAAGCGGGAGCGCTTCGGGCGCATCCTCCGCATGCACGCGAACAAGCGCGAGGAGATCGACGTCTGCTACGCGGGCAACATCTACGCTGCCGTGGGGCTCCGCGACACCCGCACCGGGGACACTCTCTGCGAGGAGAAGAACCCGATCGTGCTGGAGCGGATGGAGTTCCCCGACCCCGTGATCTCGATCGCCATCGAGCCGAAGACCAAGGCCGATCTCGACAAGCTCGGGCTCAGCCTGCAGAAGCTCGCCTACGAGGATCCCTCGTTCCGCACCTTCACGAACGAGGACACGGGTCAGACGATCATCGCCGGGATGGGCGAGCTCCACCTCGAGATCATCGTCGACCGCCTGAAGCGCGAGTTCAAGGTCGACGCCAACGTCGGCAAGCCCGAGGTCGCCTACAAGGAGACCATCTCGAAGAAGGCGACCGACGTGGAGGGGCGCTTCGTCCGGCAGTCGGGCGGACACGGCCAGTTCGGTCACGTGAGGATCGACATCGAGCCCGCCGAGCGCGGCGCGGGCTTCGTGTTCGAGAACGACATCGTCGGCGGCATCATCCCGAAGGAGTTCATCCCCTCGATCGAGAAGGGCATCCGGGACGCGATGGGCCGCGGCGTGCTCGCGGGCTACCCCGTCGTCGACATCAAGGTGCGGCTCCACTTCGGCAGCTACCACGAGGTCGACTCCTCCGGGCCCGCGTTCGAGGTCGCCGCGTCCATGGCCTTCCAGGACGGCGCCAAGAAGGCGGGGCTCGTGCTCCTCGAGCCGATGATGGCCGTCGAGGTCGTGTCGCCCGAGAACTACCTCGGGGACGTCATCGGAGACCTCAACTCGCGGCGTGGCCGCATCCTCGATATGGGGCAACGCGCGAACACCCGGGTGATCCGCGCGGAGGTCCCGCTCTCAACCATGTTCGGTTACGCGACCGACGTCCGTTCCAAGACGCAAGGCCGCGCGACCCATTCGATGCAGTTCTCTCATTACGCACCGGTTCCAGCAGCGATCCAGGAAGAGATCGTCGCCAAGCAGCGAGGTTAA
- the tuf gene encoding elongation factor Tu: MAKEKFTRTKPHVNVGTIGHIDHGKTTLTAALVKVQSKRNLAKAISYADIAKGGTVRDETKTVTIAAAHVEYESANRHYAHVDCPGHADYIKNMITGAAQMDGAILVVSSLDSVMPQTREHVLLARQVGLNHIVVFLNKCDAVDDPEMLDLVEMEVRELLSKYKFDGDNAPVVRGASLPALQGDPKWEETIQQLLSALDSYIPEPVRDIDKPFLMAIEDVFSIKGRGTVATGRIERGVIKVGDEVQIIGFKDTKKSVVTGVEMFRKLLDQGQAGDNVGCLLRGVEKEEIERGQVLAKPGSITPHTKFTGEVYVLKKEEGGRHTPFFTNYRPQFYIRTTDVTGTVNLPEGVKMVMPGDNITMTIELIAPVALEEQMRFAIREGGKTVGAGVVTKILA; encoded by the coding sequence ATGGCCAAGGAGAAATTCACTCGTACGAAGCCGCACGTGAACGTGGGCACCATCGGTCACATCGACCACGGCAAGACCACGCTCACGGCGGCGCTCGTCAAGGTGCAGTCGAAGCGCAACCTGGCGAAGGCGATCTCGTACGCCGACATCGCGAAGGGCGGGACGGTCCGTGACGAGACCAAGACGGTGACCATCGCGGCGGCGCACGTCGAGTACGAGTCGGCGAACCGCCACTACGCGCACGTCGACTGCCCCGGGCACGCCGACTACATCAAGAACATGATCACCGGCGCGGCGCAGATGGACGGGGCGATCCTCGTCGTGTCGTCGCTCGACAGCGTGATGCCGCAGACGCGCGAGCACGTGCTGCTCGCCCGGCAGGTCGGCCTGAACCACATCGTCGTGTTCCTCAACAAGTGCGACGCGGTGGACGACCCGGAGATGCTCGACCTGGTCGAGATGGAGGTCCGCGAGCTGCTGTCGAAGTACAAGTTCGACGGCGACAACGCGCCGGTGGTCCGGGGCGCGTCGCTGCCGGCGCTGCAGGGCGACCCGAAGTGGGAGGAGACGATCCAGCAGCTCCTCAGCGCGCTGGACAGCTACATCCCCGAGCCGGTGCGCGACATCGACAAGCCGTTCCTGATGGCGATCGAGGACGTGTTCTCGATCAAGGGCCGCGGCACGGTGGCCACGGGCCGCATCGAGCGCGGCGTGATCAAGGTCGGCGACGAGGTGCAGATCATCGGCTTCAAGGACACGAAGAAGTCGGTCGTGACCGGCGTCGAGATGTTCCGCAAGCTGCTCGATCAGGGGCAGGCGGGCGACAACGTCGGGTGTCTGCTCCGCGGCGTGGAGAAGGAAGAGATCGAGCGCGGCCAGGTGCTGGCGAAGCCCGGGTCGATCACGCCGCACACGAAGTTCACCGGTGAGGTGTACGTCCTCAAGAAGGAGGAGGGCGGGCGCCACACGCCGTTCTTCACCAACTACCGGCCGCAGTTCTACATCCGGACGACGGACGTGACCGGCACGGTGAACCTCCCCGAGGGGGTGAAGATGGTGATGCCGGGCGACAACATCACGATGACGATCGAGCTCATCGCGCCGGTCGCGCTGGAGGAGCAGATGCGCTTCGCCATCCGCGAGGGCGGCAAGACGGTGGGCGCCGGCGTCGTCACCAAGATCCTCGCGTAG
- the rpsJ gene encoding 30S ribosomal protein S10 has product MPDTTKIRIRLKAFDHQLLDKSTSDIVETAKRTGAHVAGPIPLPTEIRRYTVLRGPHVDKKSREQFEIRTHKRLLDIIEPTQQTLDALMKLDLSAGVDVEIKS; this is encoded by the coding sequence ATGCCTGATACAACCAAGATCCGGATTCGCCTCAAGGCCTTCGACCACCAGCTGCTCGACAAGTCGACGAGCGATATCGTCGAGACGGCGAAGCGGACCGGGGCGCACGTCGCGGGGCCCATCCCGCTGCCCACCGAGATCCGCCGCTACACGGTTCTTCGGGGGCCCCACGTCGACAAGAAGTCGCGCGAGCAGTTCGAGATCCGGACGCACAAGCGGCTTCTCGACATCATCGAGCCGACTCAGCAGACCCTCGACGCGCTGATGAAGCTCGACCTTTCGGCCGGCGTCGACGTCGAGATCAAGAGCTAG
- the rplD gene encoding 50S ribosomal protein L4, which yields MKVTVYNLKREQVGELDLSDEVFGTEVKEHLFYEVVKAQLASRRSGTKATKERSAVAGSTKKLYRQKGTGRARQGSIRAPHHAGGGMAHALEPKDWSYRPPRKVRIGALKSALSLFAKEGRLIVLDSLEVSEIKTKAIAATLTTLQADRKSLVVDTAGNEKLVKSLRNLENHQYLPPEGVNVYDLLRHDHLIVSRDAAKALEARCLR from the coding sequence ATGAAGGTTACCGTTTACAACCTCAAGCGGGAGCAGGTCGGCGAACTCGACCTCTCGGACGAGGTCTTCGGGACCGAGGTGAAAGAGCACCTCTTCTATGAGGTCGTGAAGGCGCAGCTCGCGTCCCGCCGCTCGGGCACCAAGGCCACCAAGGAGCGGAGCGCGGTCGCCGGCTCCACGAAGAAGCTCTATCGCCAGAAGGGCACCGGCCGCGCTCGCCAGGGCTCGATCCGCGCGCCGCACCACGCGGGCGGCGGCATGGCGCACGCCCTGGAGCCGAAGGACTGGTCGTACCGTCCGCCGCGCAAGGTGCGGATCGGCGCCCTGAAGAGCGCTCTCTCGCTCTTCGCGAAGGAGGGGCGGCTCATCGTGCTCGACAGCCTGGAGGTCTCCGAGATCAAGACCAAGGCGATCGCTGCCACGCTGACGACCCTGCAGGCGGACCGGAAGTCGCTGGTCGTCGACACGGCCGGCAACGAGAAGCTGGTGAAGAGCCTCCGCAACCTGGAGAACCACCAGTACCTGCCGCCGGAAGGGGTCAACGTCTACGACCTCCTCAGGCACGACCACCTCATCGTCTCGAGGGACGCCGCCAAGGCGCTCGAGGCGCGTTGCCTTCGCTAG
- a CDS encoding 50S ribosomal protein L23, producing MQPEQIIRRPIILTEKSSRLRDQGNKVIFEVRREANKIQIKDAIQTLFKVGVVDVNTLIMRGKDKRMGRGYAKLRNWKKAIVTLKEGDEIQFFDEKAE from the coding sequence ATGCAGCCCGAGCAGATCATCCGCCGGCCAATCATCCTCACGGAGAAGTCGAGCCGGCTCCGCGACCAAGGCAACAAGGTCATCTTTGAGGTCCGCCGCGAGGCGAACAAGATCCAGATCAAGGACGCCATCCAGACGCTCTTCAAGGTGGGCGTCGTGGACGTCAACACGCTGATCATGCGCGGCAAGGACAAGCGCATGGGGCGCGGCTACGCGAAGCTGCGCAATTGGAAGAAGGCGATCGTCACCCTCAAGGAGGGTGACGAGATCCAGTTCTTCGACGAGAAGGCGGAATAG
- the rplB gene encoding 50S ribosomal protein L2, with amino-acid sequence MGIRSFKPTSPARRYYSVSDFKEITKVEPERSLLEQQTSTGGRNNNGRITSRFRGGGHKQRYRIIDFRRDKIGVPAKVAAIEYDPNRTARIALLHYVDGEKRYILAPDGLAVGATLLASRNADIKPGNSLTLRYIPPGTSIHNVEVKKGKGGQLVRSAGVAAQLMAKDGDYAQVRLPSGEIRKVHLDCRATIGQVSNSEHANISLGKAGRSRWLGRRPHNRGVTMNPVDHPMGGGEGRTSGGRHPCSPWGQLSKGLKTRNNKRTDGMIVRRRGTKG; translated from the coding sequence ATGGGAATCAGATCCTTCAAGCCGACCTCGCCGGCGCGGCGTTACTACTCGGTCAGCGACTTCAAGGAGATCACGAAGGTCGAGCCCGAGCGGTCGCTGCTGGAGCAGCAGACGTCCACCGGCGGCCGGAACAACAACGGCCGGATCACGTCGCGGTTCCGCGGCGGTGGTCACAAGCAGCGCTACCGGATCATCGATTTCCGGCGCGACAAGATCGGCGTCCCGGCGAAGGTCGCCGCCATCGAGTACGACCCGAACCGGACGGCGCGCATCGCGCTCCTTCACTACGTGGACGGCGAGAAGCGCTACATCCTGGCGCCCGACGGCCTCGCGGTCGGGGCGACGCTGCTCGCGAGCCGGAACGCGGACATCAAGCCTGGCAACAGCCTGACGCTCCGCTACATCCCGCCCGGCACCTCGATCCACAACGTCGAGGTCAAGAAGGGCAAGGGCGGTCAGCTCGTGCGCTCGGCCGGCGTGGCCGCGCAGCTCATGGCGAAGGACGGCGACTATGCGCAGGTCCGCCTCCCGAGCGGTGAGATCCGCAAGGTGCACCTCGATTGCCGCGCCACGATCGGGCAGGTGTCGAACTCCGAGCACGCGAACATCAGCCTCGGCAAGGCGGGGCGCTCGCGCTGGCTCGGGCGCCGGCCGCACAACCGCGGTGTCACGATGAACCCCGTCGATCACCCGATGGGCGGCGGTGAGGGCCGGACGAGCGGCGGGCGCCACCCGTGCTCGCCGTGGGGTCAGCTCTCCAAGGGCCTCAAGACGCGGAACAACAAGCGCACCGACGGCATGATCGTCCGGCGGCGCGGGACCAAGGGTTAG
- the rpsS gene encoding 30S ribosomal protein S19: MPRSIKKGPFIDGHLLEKIQAAQATNAKKVIKTWSRRSTILPESVGLTFAVHNGRKFVPVFVTENMVGHKLGEFAPTRTFHGHSGDKKAKVAKGGPGGR, translated from the coding sequence ATGCCGAGGAGCATTAAGAAAGGGCCCTTCATTGACGGTCACCTGCTGGAGAAGATCCAGGCGGCCCAGGCGACCAATGCCAAGAAGGTGATCAAGACGTGGTCGCGCCGCTCGACGATCCTGCCCGAGTCGGTCGGCCTGACCTTCGCCGTGCACAACGGGAGGAAGTTCGTTCCCGTGTTCGTGACGGAGAACATGGTCGGCCACAAGCTGGGTGAGTTCGCCCCGACGCGCACGTTCCACGGCCACTCCGGGGACAAGAAGGCCAAGGTCGCCAAGGGCGGCCCGGGCGGTCGCTGA
- a CDS encoding tetratricopeptide repeat protein, whose product MCLCTLPGPAAGADGAAATPAPDAVEKAQNHFKKGAALYESKRYALALEQFRASYATVPSPNSHLYIARCLADLGDHIEAYLEFDQVAAEAASRAKDEPRYAQTEQTAQLERDEIARKIALVTVTVAHPDAATSLAVAGKDVPRERWGKPFPVKPGKTEIVLRTKLTSTPQTLDLSAGEAKTVVLDAEPSGPTEAVSGSPALLDEGPSPPFSEAPSPRAYLRPYAYAAGGVGVAGLAMFTVAGLMANSTYSDLTETCRGPCPADRQDDVDAGKTQKTVANIGVVVGALGLVTGTTLLILSFTGGGAGGSQSATASTQLLVGPGFTGLRGQF is encoded by the coding sequence GTGTGCTTGTGCACGCTCCCCGGGCCCGCGGCCGGCGCGGACGGCGCCGCGGCGACGCCCGCGCCGGACGCGGTGGAGAAGGCGCAGAACCACTTCAAGAAGGGCGCTGCCCTCTACGAGAGCAAGCGCTATGCGCTGGCGCTCGAGCAGTTCCGGGCCTCGTACGCCACCGTGCCGAGCCCGAACTCCCACCTCTACATCGCGCGCTGCCTCGCGGATCTGGGCGATCACATCGAGGCGTACCTCGAGTTCGATCAGGTCGCGGCGGAGGCCGCGTCCCGGGCGAAGGACGAGCCGCGCTATGCCCAGACGGAGCAGACGGCGCAGCTGGAGCGCGACGAGATCGCGCGCAAGATCGCCCTCGTCACGGTCACTGTCGCGCATCCGGACGCGGCGACCTCGCTCGCGGTGGCCGGCAAGGACGTCCCGCGCGAGCGGTGGGGCAAGCCGTTCCCGGTCAAGCCCGGCAAGACCGAGATCGTCCTGCGCACGAAGCTCACCTCGACGCCGCAGACCCTCGATCTCTCGGCGGGGGAAGCGAAGACCGTCGTGCTCGACGCCGAGCCGAGCGGCCCGACCGAGGCCGTCTCCGGCTCTCCGGCGCTCCTCGACGAGGGCCCGAGCCCGCCCTTTTCGGAGGCGCCCTCGCCGCGTGCGTACCTGCGGCCTTACGCCTACGCCGCTGGCGGCGTGGGTGTGGCGGGGCTCGCGATGTTCACCGTCGCCGGGCTGATGGCGAACAGCACCTACAGCGATCTCACCGAGACCTGCAGGGGCCCCTGCCCCGCCGATCGCCAGGACGACGTCGACGCCGGCAAGACCCAGAAGACGGTCGCGAACATCGGCGTCGTGGTCGGCGCGCTCGGGCTCGTCACGGGCACGACCCTGCTCATCCTGAGCTTCACCGGAGGCGGCGCCGGCGGCTCGCAGAGCGCCACGGCCTCGACGCAGCTGCTCGTCGGCCCCGGTTTCACCGGTCTACGCGGCCAATTCTAA